A genomic window from Tissierellales bacterium includes:
- a CDS encoding tryptophan transporter has protein sequence MKLREQIQTALLIAIGLMMHYSVPGLIGGMKFDFMLAFIFIAILLNPTVKNTVLTAGVGGLLTALTTTFPGGQIPNIIDKIVTCFAIYLLIKLFSKLPEAMSVGVISFIGTIISGSVFLGSALILVGLPAPFAALFISVVVPAAIGNVFFTTLVHTALKRSMKHIRA, from the coding sequence ATGAAATTAAGAGAACAAATTCAAACAGCATTACTCATCGCCATAGGACTTATGATGCACTATAGTGTGCCGGGGCTTATAGGAGGAATGAAATTCGATTTTATGCTCGCATTTATATTTATTGCAATACTTTTGAATCCAACAGTCAAAAATACAGTGCTTACCGCTGGTGTTGGTGGATTGCTAACAGCACTTACCACAACATTTCCAGGGGGACAAATTCCAAATATAATAGACAAAATAGTGACTTGTTTTGCCATTTATTTGTTGATTAAATTATTTAGCAAATTACCAGAAGCGATGTCAGTTGGAGTCATAAGTTTTATTGGTACGATTATAAGCGGAAGTGTTTTTTTAGGCTCAGCTTTAATTCTTGTTGGATTACCGGCTCCATTTGCAGCGTTGTTTATAAGTGTAGTAGTCCCAGCAGCTATTGGAAATGTATTTTTTACAACATTAGTTCATACAGCGTTAAAGAGGTCTATGAAGCATATTAGAGC